The DNA window GCAAGGAAAAATTTCGTTCCGGATAACAAATAATAATCAAATCTTTTTAGCAAGATTACCAATTTGTCTGAGTTTTGTCTGGATATTTTCCGTCCATGGAAGACCAATACAAAGCCTCATACAATTTTCAAACTGCTCCTGGAGGGTAAACATCCTTCCGGGAGCAATACTGATATTTTGTTTGATTGCCAGATCATACAGCTCAGTAGTGCGGATTTTTTTATCAAACTCTATCCACAGTGATAGTCCTCCTTGCGGACGACTTATTTTCGTTCCTTCCGGAAAAGATTCTGCAATGGTTTGCACGTAATTTTGATAATTGCTTTGTAATGTTTTACGGAGTTGATGAAGATGTTTCTCATATCTTCCTGACTTCAGGAAATTGGCTACGGCTTCATTCACAATCGAAATTGAGGAAGTTGAGTGAAGGAGTTTTAATTTCATAATCTTGTCTTTATATTTCCCGGGAGCAATCCATCCTACACGATAGCCCGGAGCCAAAGTTTTTGATATCGAGCTGCAATATAATACACTTCCGTCTTTGTCATACGATTTACAGCATTTCGGACGTGAAGACCCAAAGTAAAGATCCCCATACACATCATCTTCAATCAAAGGGATATTATTTTCTGATAAAATTTTTACAATCTCTTTTTTGTTTTCATCAGGCATACAGCTTCCCAAAGGAGAGTTAAAGTTTGGAATTAACAGACACAGGTCTATTTTAGGAATTACCTTTTTCAGATCTTCAATTTCTATTCCGGTAGTAGGGTGGGTCGGAATTTCCAGTACTTTTAATCCTAATCCGTTGGCCAGCTGCAAAATCCCAGGATAACAAGGGCTTTCAATAGCAATGGTGTCGCCCGGTTTTCCTAAAGCCATCAGACAGAATGACAGCGCATTCATTCCTCCGTTGGTGGTTACGAGATCATTTTCATTCAGGTTTCCGCCCCATTGTAAGGAACGTACTGCGATCATTCTTCTTAATTTAAGATTGCCCTGAAGTTCTTCATATTCCGTTCCGCCTTCTTTCAATTCGCGGATGGCATGTACAATTTCTTTTTTCAATTTTGCCTGTGGCAAAAGGTCGCCGGACGGTATTCCGATCGAAAAAAAGGTAAGGTCATTTCGGCCCATATTTTCATACACTTTACTGATCAGCTCATTGGGCTCATCATTATTGGCCATGAGTGAGGGGCGGCTCACTTCAGGCAGCGGAAGTTTTGCAGACAATAACTGACTTACAAAATAGCCGGATTGCGGCTTTGATTCAACTAAAGAAAGGGATTCAAGTTCCAGAAAAACACGTTTGGCCGTGTTCATACTGACCTGATGTTCCTGACATAGCATCCTTACGGACGGAAGTTTATCTCCGGCCTTTAAAACTCCGTTTCTGATCTGAGAGGCAATACCTCCCGCAATATCTGTGTATAAAAATTCTTTACTCATTTTTTTAAACTGTGCTCATGCAAATATACAAAACTGATACTGTGTTTATCTATTTATCCTTTCTAATTTTGCTCCATAGAATTAAAACTTTAAAAAATGATGACAAATACAATTTC is part of the Chryseobacterium lactis genome and encodes:
- a CDS encoding aminotransferase-like domain-containing protein, translating into MSKEFLYTDIAGGIASQIRNGVLKAGDKLPSVRMLCQEHQVSMNTAKRVFLELESLSLVESKPQSGYFVSQLLSAKLPLPEVSRPSLMANNDEPNELISKVYENMGRNDLTFFSIGIPSGDLLPQAKLKKEIVHAIRELKEGGTEYEELQGNLKLRRMIAVRSLQWGGNLNENDLVTTNGGMNALSFCLMALGKPGDTIAIESPCYPGILQLANGLGLKVLEIPTHPTTGIEIEDLKKVIPKIDLCLLIPNFNSPLGSCMPDENKKEIVKILSENNIPLIEDDVYGDLYFGSSRPKCCKSYDKDGSVLYCSSISKTLAPGYRVGWIAPGKYKDKIMKLKLLHSTSSISIVNEAVANFLKSGRYEKHLHQLRKTLQSNYQNYVQTIAESFPEGTKISRPQGGLSLWIEFDKKIRTTELYDLAIKQNISIAPGRMFTLQEQFENCMRLCIGLPWTENIQTKLRQIGNLAKKI